One window of Trifolium pratense cultivar HEN17-A07 linkage group LG5, ARS_RC_1.1, whole genome shotgun sequence genomic DNA carries:
- the LOC123887376 gene encoding chlorophyllase-1, with translation MASPNVLSTTIGTNVFQIGNIKWKQFNVDTSPKPLLVFTPTVEGTYPVILFCHGFAICNSYYSKLLGHITSHGFIVVAPQLFTLGLPMPGLCEVKFAGKVANWIAGELQPKISENVQENVQAKLDTIVLAGHSKGGKTAFAVALGHAETTLKFSSLIGIDPVAGPSKCKITRTLPHILTGKAQSFDLNMPVVVIGTGLGPETGNCFPIACAPDGVNHEEFFYECKPPCAHFVTKDYGHMDMLDDDVSSLLKCMCKNGIAPKDLTRRTLGGLVVAFLKAYLYNQWEDFKAILEDPNLARAKLEDPVFYP, from the exons ATGGCATCTCCAAATGTTTTATCCACAACCATAGGCACAAATGTTTTCCAGATTGGAAATATTAAATGGAAACAATTCAATGTTGACACATCTCCAAAACCATTGTTGGTCTTTACACCAACCGTTGAAGGAACATACCCTGTCATATTGTTCTGCCATGGTTTTGCCATTTGTAATAGCTACTACTCTAAGCTCTTAGGCCACATAACTTCACATGGATTCATAGTTGTGGCTCCTCAATTG TTTACCTTGGGTTTGCCTATGCCTGGACTATGTGAAGTAAAATTTGCAGGAAAAGTTGCAAATTGGATAGCCGGGGAACTTCAACCTAAGATTAGTGAAAACGTTCAAGAAAACGTTCAAGCCAAATTAGACACAATAGTTCTAGCTGGTCATAGTAAAGGTGGTAAAACTGCATTTGCCGTTGCACTAGGTCATGCTGAAACCACCCTAAAATTTTCATCCTTAATTGGAATAGATCCGGTGGCTGGTCCAAGTAAGTGTAAGATAACTAGAACACTTCCTCACATTCTTACAGGTAAGGCTCAATCCTTCGATTTAAACATGCCTGTTGTCGTAATTGGAACTGGGCTTGGCCCGGAAACGGGCAATTGTTTTCCAATAGCATGTGCTCCTGATGGGGTGAACCATGAGGAATTTTTCTATGAGTGTAAACCACCTTGTGCTCATTTTGTTACTAAGGACTATGGTCATATGGATATGTTAGATGATGATGTAAGTAGTCTTTTGAAGTGCATGTGTAAGAATGGAATTGCTCCTAAGGATTTAACGAGAAGGACTTTGGGTGGATTAGTTGTTGCTTTTTTGAAGGCTTACTTGTATAATCAATGGGAAGATTTTAAAGCTATTTTGGAGGATCCAAATCTTGCTCGTGCTAAGCTTGAAGACCCTGTATTTTATCCATAA